A region of Paenimyroides aestuarii DNA encodes the following proteins:
- the rbfA gene encoding 30S ribosome-binding factor RbfA, with protein METNRQKKMGALLQADLVDILQGEIRKNGISNLIITVSKVNITTDLSVAKVYLSIFPTEKAGELLKAIQSNAPLIKHDLAQRVKNQLRKVPNLVFYIDDSLDYIEKIDNALKGDENPIENRALLARRKKK; from the coding sequence ATGGAAACAAACAGACAAAAAAAGATGGGGGCTTTGTTACAAGCCGACTTAGTTGATATACTGCAAGGGGAAATCCGTAAAAACGGTATTTCAAACCTTATTATTACCGTTTCAAAAGTAAATATTACCACCGATTTATCTGTGGCAAAGGTATATTTGAGTATTTTTCCTACTGAAAAAGCGGGCGAATTGTTAAAAGCTATCCAATCAAATGCGCCGCTTATAAAACATGATTTGGCACAACGGGTGAAAAATCAATTGCGAAAAGTACCCAACTTGGTTTTTTATATCGATGATAGTTTAGATTATATCGAAAAAATCGATAACGCATTGAAAGGCGATGAAAATCCTATTGAAAACAGAGCTTTATTAGCTCGTAGAAAGAAAAAATAA
- the mce gene encoding methylmalonyl-CoA epimerase translates to MRKIEHIGIAVKSLETSNALFEKLFGAPAYKEEEVASEGVKTSFFMNGPNKIELLEATNPDSPIAKFLEKKGEGIHHIAFDVEDILAETERLKNEGFTVLNETPKKGADNKLVAFLHPKGTNGVLIELCQEIK, encoded by the coding sequence ATGCGTAAAATTGAACATATTGGTATTGCAGTTAAAAGTTTGGAAACATCAAATGCTTTATTTGAGAAGCTGTTCGGTGCCCCTGCCTATAAAGAGGAAGAAGTGGCAAGCGAAGGTGTAAAAACTTCTTTTTTTATGAACGGTCCCAACAAGATTGAACTTTTGGAAGCAACAAATCCCGATTCGCCCATTGCAAAATTTTTAGAAAAAAAAGGCGAAGGTATTCATCATATTGCATTTGATGTAGAGGATATTTTAGCTGAAACGGAACGATTAAAAAACGAAGGATTCACTGTTTTAAACGAAACTCCAAAGAAAGGAGCTGATAATAAATTAGTTGCATTCTTGCATCCAAAAGGAACAAATGGTGTACTGATTGAGTTGTGCCAAGAAATAAAATAA
- the folK gene encoding 2-amino-4-hydroxy-6-hydroxymethyldihydropteridine diphosphokinase — translation MHTYHKVILALGSNLGDKKSHLEDAIRHIHNHIGIVTQTSAVYETPAWGFNSFPFYNMCVLVHTTLVAEELLAALQQIERKLGRTVKTSASYEARTVDIDIIYFNNEVLKNPNLQIPHNEMQNRQFVLVPLNDLVFDWKHPVLDKTTQELLMECTDVSEIKKIDHIKLPIEDFAFETIHFLAIEGNIGAGKTTLAEKIAQDFNGKMLLERFVENPFLPKFYNDSKRYAFPLETSFLVDRTAQLKEQLHLYKTKDNLLIADYYIYKSLIFAEVTLDTDEFLLYKAIFDAMTKEVKTPDLYIYLHQSNENLLQNIQKRGRSYEKDIQANYLERITQGYRAFIKTLPKENVLVIDVTNKDFVNNHQDYLYILEKIDEKLRNKAMN, via the coding sequence ATGCACACATATCATAAAGTTATTCTAGCATTAGGAAGTAATTTGGGCGATAAAAAAAGCCATTTAGAAGATGCTATTCGCCATATTCACAACCATATAGGGATTGTTACACAAACCTCGGCAGTTTATGAAACGCCTGCATGGGGTTTTAATAGTTTTCCGTTTTATAATATGTGTGTGCTTGTGCATACAACTTTAGTAGCCGAAGAATTGTTGGCTGCCTTACAACAAATCGAAAGAAAATTGGGCAGAACTGTTAAAACAAGTGCAAGTTACGAAGCCCGAACGGTGGATATAGACATTATTTATTTTAACAATGAAGTTTTAAAAAATCCCAATTTACAGATTCCGCACAATGAAATGCAAAATCGGCAGTTTGTTCTGGTACCGCTTAATGATTTGGTTTTCGATTGGAAACATCCTGTTTTAGATAAAACAACGCAAGAATTATTGATGGAATGTACTGATGTATCGGAAATAAAAAAAATAGATCACATAAAATTACCTATTGAGGATTTTGCTTTTGAAACAATTCATTTTTTAGCTATTGAAGGAAATATTGGTGCAGGAAAAACGACACTAGCAGAAAAAATAGCTCAAGATTTTAATGGAAAAATGCTTTTAGAGCGTTTTGTTGAAAATCCGTTTTTACCTAAGTTTTATAACGATTCTAAACGATACGCTTTTCCGTTAGAAACCTCTTTTTTGGTTGATCGAACTGCGCAATTAAAAGAACAATTACACCTTTATAAAACTAAAGACAATTTATTGATTGCTGATTATTATATTTATAAGTCGCTGATTTTTGCAGAAGTAACGCTTGATACAGATGAATTTTTATTATATAAAGCCATTTTCGATGCCATGACTAAAGAAGTCAAAACACCCGATTTGTATATTTATTTGCATCAAAGCAATGAAAATTTATTGCAAAACATTCAAAAAAGAGGGCGATCTTATGAAAAAGACATTCAAGCGAATTATTTAGAACGCATCACCCAAGGCTATCGCGCATTTATAAAAACATTGCCCAAAGAAAATGTGCTGGTAATTGATGTTACAAACAAAGATTTTGTAAACAATCACCAAGATTATTTATATATTTTAGAAAAAATAGATGAAAAATTGCGAAATAAAGCTATGAATTAG
- a CDS encoding ABC transporter permease, with protein sequence MNTVFYIAKRYAFSKSKTKAINIITRISTIGIVVSSMALFVVLSVFSGLENFALSFANMIDPDLVVLPSTGKKIAISEQQEKELERFQKSIAFSKVIEDRVIFTYGEKQIVAFIKAVDANYTKTVAINEHIAYGQWLQSNTNDAVLGNGLANEISAGMYSNEKLLEVFAMKPGKGMITMPDEAYTKLPLYPSGIYSLENIETDNKYIYTDISVGRDLLHYKPNEVSKIEIKLLNAVSEKDVIANLQKIFPNTEIKNRAQLNEGLYKMLKTESLAIYLIFTLIIIVTLFCLTGSLIMIILEKKEHIKTLFDMGFTQRKLQQIFLYQGLILAVSGIVVGLTLGVVITLLQQHFGFVKISENFPYPIVFSWQNGILVIVTLLVLSIIASIIAASRIKNLMNR encoded by the coding sequence TTGAACACGGTATTCTACATAGCAAAAAGGTATGCTTTTAGTAAAAGTAAAACCAAAGCCATTAATATAATCACACGTATTTCAACCATAGGAATTGTGGTGAGCAGTATGGCTTTGTTTGTGGTGCTGTCGGTTTTTAGTGGATTAGAAAATTTTGCATTATCATTTGCGAATATGATTGATCCGGATTTAGTAGTATTACCATCAACCGGAAAAAAAATTGCGATTAGCGAACAACAAGAAAAAGAATTAGAAAGATTTCAGAAAAGTATCGCATTTTCAAAAGTGATTGAAGATCGGGTGATTTTTACCTATGGCGAAAAGCAAATTGTAGCTTTTATTAAAGCTGTTGATGCCAACTATACCAAAACGGTAGCTATTAACGAGCATATAGCATACGGGCAATGGCTGCAAAGTAATACCAACGATGCCGTGTTAGGAAATGGTCTGGCAAATGAAATTTCGGCAGGAATGTATTCCAACGAAAAGTTGCTTGAAGTTTTTGCAATGAAACCCGGAAAGGGGATGATTACAATGCCTGATGAGGCCTACACCAAACTTCCGCTTTATCCATCGGGAATCTATAGCTTGGAAAATATAGAAACCGACAATAAATATATTTACACCGATATTTCGGTTGGAAGAGATTTATTGCATTATAAACCAAACGAAGTTTCAAAAATTGAAATAAAACTATTGAATGCTGTATCTGAAAAAGATGTAATTGCCAATTTACAAAAGATTTTTCCGAATACCGAAATTAAAAATAGAGCACAACTTAATGAAGGTTTATACAAAATGCTAAAAACCGAAAGCTTGGCGATTTATCTCATATTTACCCTCATTATCATTGTTACGTTGTTTTGTTTAACAGGCTCATTAATCATGATTATCCTTGAAAAAAAGGAACATATAAAAACTTTGTTCGATATGGGATTCACTCAAAGAAAACTCCAACAAATATTTTTGTACCAAGGTCTAATTTTAGCAGTATCTGGAATTGTTGTTGGATTAACTTTAGGAGTTGTTATCACTTTATTGCAACAACATTTTGGCTTTGTGAAGATATCAGAAAACTTTCCTTATCCAATTGTTTTTTCATGGCAAAACGGAATTTTGGTAATAGTTACGTTGCTTGTTTTGAGTATAATAGCATCAATTATCGCGGCAAGCAGAATAAAGAATTTAATGAATCGATGA
- the sppA gene encoding signal peptide peptidase SppA — MNFLKNVLATFVGIILFCMMSFFLLLIVGVVASAGGSSSSSKSTKNNSVIKLDLADVTNDYGGSVYIEEFDFRETNNDGLINVLQAIEYAKNDDKIKGISIENNSSSLGVTQRKAIMEQLEAFKKTGKFVVAYADYYSQGEYYLASVADTVYMNPMGSIDFKGLASEVLYMKDLQEKTGIHMEVIRHGKYKSAVEPFLQQTMSNENKEQLTVLLNSIWESYVGDISKNRKISVETLNNVATNLNARNANLALENKLIDKIAYLDQYHSGIKKALGIKTDEEINEIEILDYIKNTHLNSSKIAAKDQIAVIFAQGEIQGGEGSVNTIGEKSINRALKEARTNDKIKAVVLRVNSPGGSALTSDIIWREIELTKKVKPVVVSMGDVAASGGYYIACNANRIFAEPGTITGSIGVFGMVPNFKKVADKFGVNAETVKTHENADGYSVFEEMSPKYRQTLTESIEIIYDTFISRVAVGRGIDKAKVDEMAQGRIWTGTMAKELGLVDELGSLDDAIAYAAKLVKTDDYKVKLYPEYEIELADLFRKFLGMSVSTAGQDAIKKEIGTENYELLQRMNYLKQSQGVQAMMPYHLSIK, encoded by the coding sequence ATGAATTTTTTAAAAAATGTATTAGCAACATTCGTAGGTATCATCTTGTTTTGCATGATGTCTTTCTTTTTGCTGTTGATTGTAGGCGTGGTTGCATCGGCAGGTGGTTCGTCTTCTTCGTCAAAATCAACCAAAAATAATTCGGTGATAAAGTTAGATTTAGCCGATGTTACCAATGATTACGGAGGCAGTGTTTATATTGAAGAATTTGATTTCCGAGAAACCAATAACGATGGTTTAATCAATGTGTTACAAGCGATTGAATATGCTAAAAACGATGATAAAATCAAAGGAATTTCTATTGAAAATAACAGCAGCAGTTTAGGTGTTACCCAGCGAAAAGCTATTATGGAGCAATTGGAAGCTTTCAAGAAAACGGGCAAATTTGTGGTGGCTTATGCCGATTATTATTCACAAGGAGAATATTATTTGGCTTCGGTAGCAGACACTGTGTATATGAACCCAATGGGAAGTATTGATTTTAAAGGTCTGGCATCGGAAGTCTTGTATATGAAAGATTTACAAGAAAAAACCGGAATCCACATGGAAGTAATTCGCCATGGAAAATACAAAAGTGCCGTGGAACCTTTTTTACAGCAAACTATGAGCAATGAAAACAAGGAGCAGTTAACCGTTCTTTTAAATTCGATTTGGGAATCGTATGTTGGAGACATTTCTAAGAATAGAAAAATTTCGGTAGAAACACTCAATAATGTTGCTACTAATTTGAATGCACGCAATGCTAATTTGGCATTAGAAAATAAATTAATCGATAAAATTGCATATTTGGATCAATACCATAGTGGTATAAAAAAAGCTTTAGGTATTAAAACCGATGAGGAAATCAATGAAATAGAAATTTTAGATTACATAAAAAACACTCATTTAAATAGCTCTAAAATAGCTGCTAAAGATCAAATTGCAGTAATTTTTGCGCAAGGTGAAATTCAAGGAGGCGAGGGAAGCGTGAACACCATTGGAGAAAAGTCCATAAACCGAGCATTGAAAGAAGCACGAACCAATGACAAAATCAAAGCTGTAGTATTGCGTGTAAATTCGCCAGGCGGAAGCGCATTAACATCTGATATTATTTGGAGAGAAATTGAATTAACCAAAAAAGTGAAACCCGTAGTTGTTTCTATGGGCGATGTTGCTGCTTCTGGTGGATATTATATTGCATGTAATGCCAACAGAATATTTGCAGAACCCGGCACAATTACCGGTTCAATAGGTGTTTTTGGAATGGTTCCGAATTTCAAGAAAGTGGCCGATAAATTTGGGGTGAATGCAGAAACAGTAAAAACACACGAAAATGCTGACGGATACAGTGTTTTTGAAGAAATGTCGCCAAAATACCGCCAAACACTTACCGAAAGTATAGAAATTATTTATGATACTTTTATTTCGCGTGTAGCTGTTGGTAGAGGCATTGATAAAGCAAAAGTAGATGAAATGGCACAAGGACGTATTTGGACAGGAACCATGGCAAAAGAATTAGGCTTAGTTGATGAATTAGGAAGCTTAGATGATGCCATAGCTTATGCAGCCAAATTGGTAAAAACCGATGATTACAAAGTAAAACTTTATCCAGAATATGAAATTGAATTAGCCGATTTGTTCCGTAAATTTTTAGGAATGTCTGTGTCAACAGCAGGACAAGATGCTATTAAAAAAGAAATAGGTACAGAAAATTACGAATTATTACAACGAATGAACTATTTAAAACAATCACAAGGCGTACAAGCAATGATGCCTTATCATTTGAGTATTAAATAA